The Sediminitomix flava genome window below encodes:
- a CDS encoding aldose epimerase family protein, translating into MKRATWLNPEHFKTEVNGKKTLLHFLKNENGMKVAITNYGARIVGLQVPDKRGIETDVVLGFASIQDYLNTKQKYFGASIGRYANRIAEGQFELEGQSYQLPINNGKNSIHGGLKGFHDVVWEINEKSSNHIKLNYTEKHLAEGFPGNLTVEITYTLNSNNELSIVYKASTDKATPINFTNHSFFNLNGEGSGDVLKHQLQLNAKEFTPINENQIPLGYQLKVENTAFDFRSFHAIGQRIDDENIQLKYGNGYDHNFVVSSDDKNTITKVASIVGDQSGIQMDVFSDLPGVQFYTANFLKSYNTLKSGKTDDRRTAFCLETQHFPDAINQKNFYHKILEPNDDYHSQTVYKFSW; encoded by the coding sequence ATGAAAAGAGCAACTTGGCTCAATCCTGAGCATTTTAAAACAGAAGTTAATGGCAAGAAAACTCTTTTACATTTTCTCAAAAATGAAAATGGGATGAAAGTCGCCATCACAAATTATGGTGCTAGAATTGTCGGACTTCAAGTACCCGACAAAAGAGGAATAGAGACAGATGTTGTCTTGGGATTTGCTTCCATTCAAGATTACTTAAATACCAAACAAAAATACTTTGGTGCAAGTATCGGTCGCTACGCTAATCGCATTGCTGAAGGTCAATTTGAATTGGAAGGTCAAAGCTATCAATTGCCAATAAATAATGGGAAAAACAGTATTCATGGTGGTTTGAAAGGCTTCCATGATGTTGTATGGGAAATCAATGAGAAAAGTAGTAATCACATAAAGTTGAATTACACAGAAAAGCATTTAGCTGAAGGATTTCCTGGAAACTTGACAGTAGAAATCACTTATACCTTAAATTCAAACAATGAATTAAGTATAGTTTACAAGGCATCCACAGATAAAGCTACTCCCATAAATTTCACCAATCATTCCTTTTTTAATTTGAATGGAGAAGGAAGTGGCGATGTACTGAAACATCAATTACAGCTAAACGCTAAAGAATTCACACCAATTAATGAGAATCAAATTCCTTTAGGTTATCAACTAAAAGTAGAAAATACTGCATTCGATTTTCGTAGTTTTCATGCCATAGGTCAAAGAATCGACGATGAAAATATTCAGCTCAAATATGGGAATGGCTACGACCACAATTTTGTCGTTAGCTCTGATGATAAAAATACGATCACAAAAGTAGCGAGTATTGTAGGTGACCAATCAGGAATACAAATGGATGTTTTCAGTGACCTGCCAGGAGTTCAATTTTATACTGCTAACTTTTTAAAAAGCTATAACACTTTAAAATCAGGAAAAACCGATGACAGAAGAACTGCATTCTGTTTAGAAACACAGCATTTTCCAGATGCGATAAATCAGAAAAACTTTTACCATAAAATATTAGAACCAAATGATGATTACCACAGCCAAACTGTCTATAAGTTTTCTTGGTAA
- a CDS encoding sugar kinase — protein MNKPKIITFGEILIRLSPPSNKRFSQSPTLEIHYGGAEGNVAASLSKFGLNVEMVSALPHHEYADEAIKFLKGHNVGTKYILRQEGRMGVYFVEGANMHRGGKVIYDRTESCFTNLQLEDLDWDEIFEGATWFHWSGITPAVSENAALLCEQAILKANEMGLQVSMDYNFRAKLWKWGKSDTEVMPKLMKGCHVMSGIHPDFDVLKEEIPDEEFAKSADKLMSENPKCKIVVFSSRGVYSASHHTWQGVLYDGKKVYRSTKYELTHIVDRVGGGDAFMAGIIYGLNTSENLQEVIDFATASSTLKHGIEGDFNDVALEEVYQLMQAEGGAKVSR, from the coding sequence ATGAATAAACCAAAGATTATCACTTTCGGAGAAATATTGATTCGACTTTCTCCCCCTTCTAATAAGCGTTTTTCTCAAAGCCCCACACTTGAAATCCATTATGGCGGAGCTGAAGGGAATGTTGCGGCAAGCCTTTCTAAATTTGGATTGAATGTAGAAATGGTATCTGCTCTTCCTCATCATGAATATGCGGATGAAGCCATTAAATTTTTGAAAGGACATAATGTAGGAACAAAGTATATCTTGAGACAAGAAGGTCGAATGGGGGTGTATTTTGTGGAAGGGGCCAATATGCACAGAGGAGGGAAAGTAATTTATGATCGAACAGAGAGTTGTTTTACAAATTTACAGCTTGAAGATTTAGATTGGGATGAAATTTTTGAAGGGGCAACATGGTTTCATTGGAGTGGAATCACTCCAGCAGTTTCTGAAAATGCAGCTTTATTATGTGAGCAAGCAATTTTGAAAGCCAATGAAATGGGGCTACAAGTTTCTATGGACTACAATTTCAGAGCTAAACTTTGGAAGTGGGGAAAGTCTGATACTGAAGTAATGCCCAAGCTGATGAAAGGCTGTCATGTGATGTCTGGAATTCATCCCGATTTTGATGTACTTAAAGAAGAAATTCCAGATGAAGAATTTGCGAAGTCTGCTGATAAATTGATGTCAGAAAATCCAAAATGTAAAATTGTTGTTTTTTCCTCTAGAGGGGTGTATTCAGCAAGTCATCATACTTGGCAGGGCGTCCTTTACGATGGTAAAAAAGTTTATCGTAGTACAAAATATGAGCTTACCCACATTGTGGATCGAGTTGGCGGTGGAGATGCTTTTATGGCAGGGATAATTTATGGTTTAAATACCTCTGAAAACCTCCAAGAAGTGATAGACTTTGCGACAGCTTCCTCTACGTTAAAACATGGTATTGAGGGAGACTTCAATGATGTTGCTTTAGAAGAGGTTTATCAGCTTATGCAAGCAGAGGGCGGTGCTAAGGTTTCTAGGTGA
- a CDS encoding T9SS type A sorting domain-containing protein, translated as MKKIIFILSIFLAQISTALATNYYVSKSGNDSNAGTESEPFLSIAKASSMLTAGDTCFIMEGTYRETIIPKSAGQDGNPIVYTNYNNEEVLISATEIIDTWEQHEGNIYKANYAMKLGRQNMVFCDDKPMDYARWPNNTDDDVYTIDAWDVESGSASTVLGKNLPEHSWVGGLIWYLGAHSGASWTREITASTTSMITFTEVDITKWPFDPHNPTVFRNNNRGRFYLMGVLDALDYEREWFYENGSVYFQAPGNVDPSTLKVEVSARDKAIDIGKSYVHIDGLKVFGGRVEVKANKCILKNMEIKHGLETLDRLDNTGAQVAEGAIFVRGVDNIITQNTIDGSSLNGIYVAGWGGSTQVDINNNYIRNTNTVGIHASPIRNAATNSRIYGNTIETTGRDGIYNGANNCEIAYNDVSDCMRINNDGGVYYTVGNADDKNVEIHHNWFHDSEGPDYADGRAAGIYLDNHSKGYSVHHNVVWNITWSGIQLNWDNWNIDIYNNSIYEVEEGMGRWENGFTLDDVVLKNNYASILEFIGTDINDETNIISDQNPFASVENHDFRPSVTSYLIDKGEVIEGYTDGFVGNAPDIGAYEYGLTPWIPGVNPVIGGEIDTDAPDPNPSNPTDPDPEPDPDPTPDPEPETPLNTDTSKSSFRVFPNPLENTSLKVKTEKVSNIKIYDLTGSLLPYNSKMSLAHSIPRSTFRFSGMYLITIESEDNVYYQRVVVQ; from the coding sequence ATGAAAAAGATAATATTTATACTAAGCATATTTTTAGCACAAATATCAACGGCTTTAGCCACAAATTACTATGTATCAAAGTCTGGGAATGATAGCAATGCAGGAACAGAATCTGAACCTTTTTTGAGCATCGCAAAAGCTTCTTCAATGCTTACAGCTGGCGATACGTGCTTTATTATGGAAGGTACCTATCGTGAAACGATCATTCCTAAAAGTGCTGGACAAGATGGTAATCCTATCGTTTATACAAATTACAATAATGAAGAAGTTTTAATCTCCGCTACTGAAATTATAGATACTTGGGAACAGCACGAAGGAAATATCTACAAAGCCAATTATGCAATGAAATTGGGGCGTCAGAATATGGTATTTTGTGATGACAAACCAATGGATTATGCCCGTTGGCCTAACAATACGGATGATGATGTTTATACAATTGATGCTTGGGATGTTGAAAGCGGAAGTGCTTCAACTGTTTTAGGAAAAAATCTACCTGAGCATAGTTGGGTAGGCGGATTAATCTGGTATTTGGGTGCTCACTCGGGAGCAAGTTGGACAAGAGAAATTACAGCTAGTACAACTTCCATGATTACATTCACCGAGGTTGATATCACAAAATGGCCTTTTGATCCTCACAATCCAACAGTATTCAGAAATAACAATCGTGGACGTTTTTACTTAATGGGCGTTTTGGATGCCTTAGATTACGAACGTGAATGGTTCTACGAAAACGGTTCAGTCTATTTCCAAGCACCAGGAAATGTTGATCCTTCTACCCTAAAAGTAGAAGTGTCAGCAAGAGATAAAGCCATTGACATCGGAAAATCTTATGTTCATATCGATGGATTAAAAGTCTTTGGTGGTAGAGTTGAAGTTAAAGCCAACAAGTGTATTCTAAAGAATATGGAAATCAAGCATGGTTTAGAAACTTTAGACAGACTTGATAATACAGGAGCACAAGTAGCTGAAGGTGCTATTTTTGTAAGAGGAGTTGACAATATCATTACTCAAAATACCATCGATGGTAGCTCTTTAAATGGAATTTATGTTGCTGGTTGGGGTGGTTCTACGCAAGTAGATATCAATAACAACTACATAAGAAATACAAACACAGTTGGTATTCATGCCTCTCCAATTAGAAATGCAGCTACAAATAGTCGAATTTATGGAAATACAATTGAGACGACTGGTAGAGATGGTATTTATAACGGTGCAAACAATTGTGAAATAGCCTATAATGATGTTTCTGATTGTATGCGTATCAACAATGATGGTGGAGTCTATTATACTGTTGGAAATGCAGACGATAAAAATGTAGAAATTCATCACAACTGGTTCCATGATTCTGAAGGTCCAGACTACGCAGATGGACGTGCAGCAGGAATCTACCTAGATAATCACAGTAAGGGTTATTCAGTACATCACAATGTCGTTTGGAACATTACTTGGTCTGGTATTCAATTAAACTGGGACAATTGGAATATTGACATTTATAACAATAGTATTTATGAAGTTGAAGAAGGAATGGGACGTTGGGAAAATGGGTTTACCCTTGATGATGTCGTATTGAAAAATAACTATGCTAGTATTCTTGAATTCATCGGAACAGATATTAATGATGAAACAAATATCATCTCTGACCAAAATCCATTTGCATCAGTTGAAAACCATGACTTCCGCCCTTCTGTTACGAGTTATTTAATTGATAAAGGAGAGGTTATTGAAGGTTATACTGATGGCTTTGTAGGAAATGCACCAGATATCGGAGCATACGAATACGGACTAACGCCATGGATTCCTGGAGTTAATCCTGTAATAGGTGGGGAAATTGATACCGATGCACCTGACCCTAATCCTTCAAATCCAACTGATCCCGACCCCGAACCAGATCCGGATCCAACGCCTGATCCAGAACCTGAAACGCCTTTAAATACTGATACTTCTAAATCGAGCTTTAGAGTTTTTCCAAATCCATTAGAAAATACTTCACTAAAGGTCAAGACTGAAAAAGTATCGAATATCAAAATATATGACTTGACAGGAAGTTTACTCCCATACAACTCAAAGATGAGTTTGGCTCATTCAATCCCACGATCAACTTTTCGTTTTTCGGGGATGTATCTAATCACTATTGAAAGTGAAGATAATGTTTACTATCAACGAGTTGTAGTTCAATAA
- a CDS encoding sulfatase family protein, with product MKKRYLLWICLLYPFFIHAQTSSKKTKNTSPNILIIVSDDQGWGDVGFNGSDIPTPQLDALAEEGIVFTQGYASHPYCSPSRAGLLSGRYQQRFGHENNIPYQKVKETDGLPLEELLMSEHFETQGYQTCAIGKWHLGDHEKFWPNNRGFDDWFGFYGGGNDYWGRLNKNKAKNSGVLQNGEIVAQEKLSYLTDDFSNAASKYIEKYSQSEKPFFMYLAYNAPHSPIQAPKKYFDEVAHIEDGHRAAYAAMVVGMDQGIQKVVEKLKETGEYENTIIIFYSDNGAHTNGASSFPFRGHKGMLFEGGIRVPFLISWPKGIEGGKKFEHFITALDVFPTLVDASGVEPPNKELDGVSLIPYLNNKKRKAPHKTHFWRYSDGAGYAVRHGDYKLVYSGYKLKHLLFDLENDPYEQSNLADKFPNKVNELVRLYEEWSIGTVKAKWYDPHAANVLKEEKKRQSFLDKASAGEKPKKI from the coding sequence ATGAAAAAAAGATATTTACTTTGGATTTGTCTGCTTTATCCATTTTTCATTCATGCTCAAACTTCTTCAAAAAAGACTAAAAATACGAGCCCAAATATTCTGATTATAGTTTCAGACGATCAAGGTTGGGGCGATGTAGGATTCAATGGCTCCGATATTCCAACACCTCAATTGGATGCTCTAGCTGAAGAAGGAATTGTTTTTACTCAAGGATATGCAAGTCATCCATATTGTAGTCCAAGTAGAGCTGGCTTACTAAGTGGACGATATCAGCAACGTTTTGGACATGAAAACAACATCCCATACCAAAAAGTGAAAGAAACAGATGGTCTCCCCCTTGAAGAACTTCTGATGTCAGAACACTTCGAAACACAAGGATATCAAACTTGTGCTATTGGAAAATGGCATTTGGGTGATCATGAAAAATTTTGGCCAAACAACAGAGGCTTTGATGATTGGTTTGGCTTTTACGGTGGAGGGAACGATTACTGGGGCAGACTGAACAAAAACAAAGCTAAAAATTCTGGTGTCCTCCAAAATGGTGAAATCGTAGCTCAAGAAAAACTAAGCTATCTAACGGATGACTTCTCAAATGCTGCAAGTAAATACATTGAGAAATACAGTCAGTCTGAAAAACCATTTTTTATGTACTTGGCATATAATGCGCCACACAGTCCAATTCAAGCTCCTAAAAAATACTTTGATGAAGTTGCCCATATAGAAGATGGACATAGAGCTGCTTATGCTGCGATGGTGGTTGGAATGGATCAAGGGATTCAAAAGGTCGTTGAGAAACTAAAGGAAACTGGTGAGTACGAAAACACCATAATCATCTTTTACAGCGATAACGGAGCACATACCAATGGAGCTAGCTCTTTCCCTTTCAGAGGACATAAAGGGATGCTTTTTGAAGGTGGAATTCGAGTTCCTTTCCTTATTTCATGGCCAAAAGGAATTGAAGGCGGAAAAAAGTTTGAGCATTTTATAACTGCTTTGGACGTTTTTCCAACACTCGTAGATGCTTCTGGTGTAGAGCCTCCAAATAAAGAATTAGATGGAGTGAGTCTTATTCCCTATCTCAACAATAAGAAAAGAAAAGCACCACATAAAACACATTTTTGGCGCTATTCCGATGGAGCAGGATACGCTGTCAGACATGGAGATTATAAACTGGTCTACTCAGGCTACAAGTTAAAACACCTCCTTTTTGATCTAGAAAATGATCCATACGAGCAGTCTAATTTAGCTGATAAATTCCCTAATAAAGTAAACGAACTTGTCAGACTGTATGAAGAGTGGAGCATAGGAACAGTAAAAGCAAAATGGTATGATCCCCATGCTGCAAATGTATTGAAAGAAGAGAAAAAACGACAATCCTTTTTGGACAAAGCTAGTGCTGGTGAAAAACCAAAAAAGATTTGA
- a CDS encoding glycoside hydrolase family 2 TIM barrel-domain containing protein, whose protein sequence is MQIRFLLIGLLNCFFWVSCQKENQTLQRESDFNFGWKFTLLEDTTKLTKTPLDDHNWRDIRLPHDWSVEASFDSTLEGCTGYLPGGVGVYQKHFPTPVNPTDKSTFILFDGVYNNATFWLNGKLLGQNPYGYSPTYFDLTETLKRDGSENVLTVHVDHSRYADSRWYTGSGIYRNVKLISVDKLHIPIWGTFIRTPEVSNEKASIEVDIKITNQNTELVNFELQTTILDQNGLEVAQTTKDVDLKAKDSKTVAQQLVVKQPLLWDTEKPYLYKAITTIKQNGKVVDEYTTPFGIRSLEFKIGEGFFLNGKSTLVKGVCLHHDGGLVGAAVPKGVWRRRLEKLKMAGVNAIRTSHNPFSEEFLDLCDEMGFLVQNEIFDELDYPKDKRHNLHDRVKDYITRGYTEHFQEWGKYDLTRTILRDRNHPSVFQWSIGNEIEWTYLHYRYITGFYTDYENPTKNSGFFGKLPIYSPEELKNRYENWEKGDFILANTAQKVNGWVKELDTTRPTTANLIIPQVSHISGYADAVDIPGYSYRNVIFPWAQKHFPHKQVTTNECPGTWNDWKQVLENPGVFSMFMWTGIDYMGERHAKWPEKSAWGDMLDLAGFEVQGWNYFKSIWADQPHVSIGTLPLNQSGFRAHPLSGFAVAKNKGAYKWRDSNMHWNYEKGDSILVEVCSNYATVELFLNGKSQGFRSMSESPDRLMRWVVPFEEGELVAKARLGQEEKVAKLQTTSKASQIRLTADQKELIADAYDVSHLVAQLIDANGIPVKTENVNIEFEIEGNAKLLGVDNGAWTNIQDFQSDELTTSKGRGLAIIQSTKESGEIKITAKADGFEPQSILIQSRDIY, encoded by the coding sequence ATGCAGATAAGATTTTTACTCATCGGGCTATTAAACTGCTTCTTTTGGGTTTCCTGTCAAAAAGAAAATCAGACTCTCCAAAGAGAGTCTGACTTCAACTTTGGTTGGAAATTTACATTACTAGAGGATACCACCAAGCTTACGAAAACACCTTTAGATGATCACAATTGGAGAGATATCCGATTACCTCATGATTGGAGTGTGGAAGCTTCTTTTGACTCTACTTTGGAAGGCTGTACAGGTTATTTACCAGGAGGTGTTGGGGTGTACCAAAAGCATTTTCCAACACCTGTTAATCCAACAGATAAAAGTACGTTTATACTTTTTGATGGTGTGTATAACAATGCTACATTCTGGTTAAATGGAAAATTACTTGGTCAAAATCCTTACGGTTACTCTCCTACATACTTCGACCTGACAGAAACGCTAAAAAGAGATGGTAGCGAAAATGTACTTACAGTTCATGTAGATCATTCCAGATATGCAGACAGTCGTTGGTATACAGGTAGTGGAATTTATCGAAATGTAAAACTGATCTCAGTTGATAAATTACATATCCCAATATGGGGTACATTTATCAGAACACCTGAGGTCAGCAATGAAAAGGCAAGCATTGAAGTTGATATAAAAATCACTAATCAGAATACTGAATTAGTGAATTTTGAACTTCAAACTACCATACTTGATCAAAATGGATTAGAAGTCGCTCAAACTACAAAAGACGTTGATTTAAAAGCAAAAGATTCAAAAACCGTAGCCCAACAGTTAGTCGTAAAGCAACCTTTACTTTGGGATACTGAAAAACCGTATCTCTATAAAGCCATTACAACTATTAAACAAAATGGAAAAGTTGTTGACGAATATACGACGCCATTCGGCATACGCAGTTTGGAATTCAAAATTGGGGAAGGTTTCTTCCTAAACGGAAAATCAACACTTGTAAAAGGAGTTTGTTTACACCATGACGGAGGACTTGTAGGAGCTGCAGTTCCTAAAGGTGTTTGGAGAAGACGACTGGAGAAATTAAAAATGGCGGGTGTAAATGCCATTCGTACTTCTCATAATCCTTTCTCAGAAGAATTCTTAGACCTTTGTGATGAGATGGGTTTCTTAGTTCAGAATGAAATCTTTGACGAACTGGACTATCCAAAAGACAAACGTCATAACCTTCACGATCGAGTAAAAGACTATATCACTAGAGGATATACAGAACACTTCCAAGAATGGGGAAAATACGATCTTACCCGTACTATTCTGAGGGATCGGAATCACCCTTCTGTTTTTCAATGGAGTATCGGGAATGAAATCGAATGGACTTATCTGCATTACCGTTATATTACAGGTTTTTATACCGATTACGAAAATCCGACTAAAAATTCAGGGTTCTTCGGTAAACTTCCTATATACTCTCCTGAAGAACTCAAAAACAGATACGAAAATTGGGAAAAAGGAGATTTTATCTTGGCGAATACCGCCCAAAAAGTGAACGGATGGGTAAAAGAATTAGATACGACAAGACCAACGACTGCCAATCTAATTATCCCCCAAGTTAGCCACATTAGTGGGTATGCAGATGCCGTAGACATTCCAGGGTATAGTTATCGAAATGTCATTTTTCCATGGGCACAGAAACATTTCCCACACAAACAGGTGACAACAAATGAATGTCCTGGTACTTGGAATGATTGGAAACAAGTTCTTGAAAACCCAGGAGTTTTCAGCATGTTTATGTGGACTGGAATTGATTATATGGGAGAAAGGCATGCTAAATGGCCCGAAAAAAGTGCTTGGGGAGATATGCTTGATTTAGCGGGGTTTGAAGTACAAGGTTGGAATTACTTCAAAAGTATTTGGGCAGATCAACCTCATGTTTCAATCGGTACTCTCCCACTCAATCAATCTGGATTTAGAGCTCATCCACTTTCTGGATTTGCTGTTGCAAAAAATAAAGGAGCCTATAAATGGAGAGATTCTAATATGCATTGGAACTATGAAAAAGGTGACTCCATTTTGGTTGAAGTATGTTCAAATTACGCTACTGTTGAGCTATTCCTCAATGGAAAATCACAAGGTTTCAGAAGTATGTCAGAAAGTCCTGATCGACTAATGCGTTGGGTTGTTCCCTTTGAAGAAGGTGAACTTGTAGCAAAAGCGAGACTAGGTCAAGAAGAAAAAGTAGCCAAGCTTCAAACGACATCAAAAGCTTCACAAATTAGACTCACAGCAGATCAAAAAGAGCTTATCGCAGATGCCTATGATGTTTCTCATCTTGTTGCCCAACTAATAGATGCAAATGGAATTCCTGTAAAAACGGAGAATGTAAATATCGAATTTGAGATAGAAGGGAATGCCAAACTTCTAGGCGTAGATAATGGTGCTTGGACAAATATTCAAGATTTCCAGAGTGACGAACTCACCACATCAAAAGGTCGAGGATTAGCGATTATACAATCTACCAAAGAATCTGGAGAAATTAAGATTACCGCTAAGGCAGATGGATTTGAGCCTCAAAGTATTCTTATCCAATCAAGAGATATTTACTAA
- a CDS encoding bifunctional 4-hydroxy-2-oxoglutarate aldolase/2-dehydro-3-deoxy-phosphogluconate aldolase has product MAKFSRIEVVTKMKKTVIVPVFFNADVLQSLAFMKTVYEAGVRVFEFTNRAEFAHELFAELIKKARIEMPDLAIGIGSIVDAHTAAIFIQNGADFIVSPLFNDEIGKLCNRRKIAWFPGCSTVSEVSDAHELGAEVVKIFPANAFDAINFIKGIKAPMPWTDVMPTGGVKPTIEDLTKWLDVGVSCVGIGSNLVIKDQEGNWDYDSIFNLVSTLTTFVESYRKEEYPVL; this is encoded by the coding sequence ATGGCAAAATTTAGTAGAATAGAAGTCGTTACCAAAATGAAAAAAACAGTGATAGTACCTGTTTTTTTCAATGCAGATGTACTTCAAAGTCTAGCCTTTATGAAAACGGTTTATGAGGCAGGAGTAAGGGTTTTTGAATTCACAAACAGAGCTGAGTTTGCTCATGAACTATTTGCTGAGTTGATCAAAAAAGCTAGAATAGAAATGCCTGATTTGGCTATAGGTATAGGCTCTATTGTAGATGCACATACTGCTGCAATTTTCATTCAAAATGGGGCAGATTTTATTGTTTCTCCATTATTTAATGATGAAATCGGGAAATTGTGTAACCGAAGAAAAATTGCATGGTTTCCAGGTTGTAGTACGGTTTCTGAAGTTTCCGACGCACATGAATTAGGAGCAGAGGTTGTTAAGATTTTTCCAGCGAATGCCTTCGATGCCATCAATTTTATCAAAGGAATTAAAGCACCTATGCCTTGGACAGACGTAATGCCAACGGGAGGCGTAAAACCTACAATTGAGGATTTGACGAAGTGGTTAGATGTAGGCGTAAGTTGTGTCGGGATTGGAAGTAATTTAGTCATAAAAGACCAAGAGGGAAATTGGGATTATGATTCAATTTTCAATTTAGTTTCTACTTTGACCACTTTTGTTGAATCTTACCGAAAAGAGGAATACCCAGTGCTCTAA
- a CDS encoding glycoside hydrolase family 117 protein, whose product MKRFWSILAITATLQACQVEAQKTEQKGFPFILPDEKPNREMSAAMERIYTDYEAPQPQDNELFSQFKYTKLKGFDYHGHDGTITRRDPSKVIFHDGKYYVWYTYRNTSTPPRGADNCNDTIPSSDWDLSEIWYATSEDGFTWEEQGVAIKRPEKPLVGWRSVTTTDILEWEGKYYLYYQGFMEASGKRGDDCPVAVSYADSPNGPWTPYNKIVIPNGAEGEWDQYSIHDPYPLVHDGKIYLYYKSDFNKRPHLVRMQGLATADNPLGPFTKHPLNPVVTSGHETTLFPYKNGVAALVYKDGPEHNTIQYAEDWVNFEIASITELMPIAAGPHVPDAFTNTKDGRGITWGLSHFIGMGERGKKHSMLVRFDCDLSRDIHDPQMKGHQVYHKPETYFKQGLSAKQRARIEKENQQKQLAK is encoded by the coding sequence ATGAAAAGATTTTGGAGCATATTAGCGATTACTGCAACCTTACAAGCTTGCCAAGTAGAAGCTCAAAAAACAGAGCAAAAAGGCTTTCCTTTTATCCTACCAGATGAAAAGCCGAATAGAGAAATGAGTGCGGCAATGGAAAGAATCTATACAGATTATGAAGCCCCTCAACCACAAGACAATGAGCTATTCAGTCAGTTTAAATACACAAAGCTCAAAGGTTTTGATTATCACGGACATGATGGTACCATTACTCGAAGAGACCCTTCAAAAGTAATTTTCCATGATGGAAAATACTATGTTTGGTATACTTATCGAAATACCTCTACCCCTCCAAGAGGTGCTGACAATTGCAACGACACTATCCCATCTTCTGATTGGGATTTATCAGAAATTTGGTACGCTACTTCTGAAGATGGATTTACATGGGAAGAGCAAGGTGTCGCGATCAAAAGACCAGAAAAGCCACTAGTTGGATGGCGTTCAGTTACTACAACTGATATATTGGAATGGGAAGGCAAATATTATTTGTACTATCAAGGGTTTATGGAAGCCAGTGGTAAACGCGGAGATGACTGCCCCGTAGCCGTATCTTATGCAGATTCTCCAAATGGTCCTTGGACTCCATATAACAAAATTGTGATTCCAAACGGAGCAGAGGGTGAATGGGATCAATATTCAATTCATGACCCATACCCACTTGTTCATGACGGGAAAATCTACTTATACTACAAGTCTGATTTCAACAAAAGACCTCATTTAGTGCGTATGCAAGGACTCGCGACAGCTGATAATCCACTAGGGCCATTTACAAAACATCCATTAAACCCTGTGGTTACTTCGGGTCATGAAACTACGCTTTTTCCTTATAAAAATGGGGTTGCAGCTCTTGTATATAAAGATGGACCAGAACATAATACCATTCAATATGCAGAGGATTGGGTTAACTTCGAAATAGCATCTATTACAGAATTAATGCCTATTGCTGCAGGACCTCATGTGCCAGATGCTTTTACCAATACTAAAGATGGTAGAGGAATTACTTGGGGTTTATCACACTTTATTGGCATGGGCGAAAGAGGAAAAAAACATTCTATGCTCGTTCGTTTTGACTGTGATTTGAGTAGAGATATTCATGACCCTCAAATGAAAGGCCACCAAGTATATCACAAACCAGAAACCTATTTTAAGCAAGGTTTGAGTGCAAAACAAAGAGCTCGTATTGAGAAAGAAAATCAGCAAAAACAGTTAGCAAAGTAA